The nucleotide sequence GAGGTCGGCGTGCTCGGAGATGTGGCCGGAGACGGAGGGCATCTTCTCGAGCATGTGGCACCAGATGCGGGTTGCGAGGTTGTCGTACCTGATGAGGACGTCCTCGAGGTGCGCATTGGCCGAGGCTTTGTAGATGAGCCGGTGGACCTGGATGTCGTAGCGCATAAGTTCGGTCGAGGAAGCATCCTGCCCCTCGAGGTCCCGGATGGCGGCAGCTACGGCGCGGAGTTCGTCGCGCATTGCGGGGCTTGCCATGCGTGCGGCCTTGCGGGATGCCAGGGGCTCCAGGAGTTCGCGTATTTCGGAGACTTCAGCGAGTTGGGTGATGTCCACTCCGGTGGCGAACGTTCCGCGCCGGGGGTAGGAAACCACAAGGTGGTCGCTCTCCAGGCGCTTGATGGCCTCGCGGACAGGGGTGCGGCCGATGCCGAGTTCGGCCGCGATCTGGCCGTCATTGATGGGATCGCCAGGCTTGATGTCCAGCATGATGAGCCTGTCACGCAGCAGCAGGTAGGCGTTCTCCGCGAGGGACGTACCCTGCGGAGCTGATTCCAGTGCTTCCAAAGCTGTGGTCATGGCTCTCTCCCGTTGTCGCAATCCCAGTCTGTCGGACGAGTTGCCGCAGACCTGTTGACGACCATGTGATCTT is from Paenarthrobacter nicotinovorans and encodes:
- a CDS encoding GntR family transcriptional regulator, giving the protein MTTALEALESAPQGTSLAENAYLLLRDRLIMLDIKPGDPINDGQIAAELGIGRTPVREAIKRLESDHLVVSYPRRGTFATGVDITQLAEVSEIRELLEPLASRKAARMASPAMRDELRAVAAAIRDLEGQDASSTELMRYDIQVHRLIYKASANAHLEDVLIRYDNLATRIWCHMLEKMPSVSGHISEHADLLTAIADGDENLAAELALNHVVSFEETIRKVL